One Calditrichota bacterium genomic window carries:
- a CDS encoding DUF1015 domain-containing protein — MTREDAIVRPFPVTYPSPQYANQFMFFAWDIFLNTDRWEKRKASPGPTIAKIIQADSAREAANEFQRYKTLPDLLRQENRPQFLFAQNHFPDKGGFSRDEVVVLLDLNRFVSPDETYQPGFHRIFPSEETFEKKAINRKKLREAILADVGQVMMVYSDPENFLNQLFKKNLSSAHSLIRNCTYYPGYRYDLFGFSEPKLLATIQDYFRDKIFTVGDGNHRTRAAKMTARELPHIPSARWLMAALVNLYDPDFRIDPIHRLIRHRSDDFLESFFDRMTVTAFDSFHTLWEAFQSNENLYAIAATEGSKFYLLEPKPAFLDSIKKTTSTPVPVHVLNRLLRSHEITREHPDLDTEIEPEDAWRSARDENGTVAFFLKPIPRPVLEEAFSHHLIFPEKAFSIVGKVPAGGPMWLFGDQPEI, encoded by the coding sequence ATGACCCGTGAAGACGCCATTGTGCGACCGTTTCCGGTTACCTATCCTTCTCCCCAATATGCCAACCAGTTCATGTTTTTTGCCTGGGATATTTTCCTCAATACGGATCGCTGGGAAAAGCGAAAAGCCAGTCCGGGACCAACCATTGCCAAAATTATTCAGGCGGATTCGGCCCGTGAAGCGGCAAATGAATTTCAACGCTACAAAACCCTTCCCGATTTACTGCGACAGGAAAACAGACCACAATTTTTATTTGCGCAAAACCACTTTCCGGACAAAGGTGGATTCTCTCGGGATGAGGTCGTTGTTTTGCTGGATCTGAATCGTTTTGTCTCTCCGGACGAAACCTACCAACCCGGTTTCCACCGGATTTTCCCGTCGGAGGAAACCTTTGAAAAAAAAGCCATCAACCGGAAAAAGCTGCGCGAAGCCATTCTGGCCGACGTCGGGCAGGTGATGATGGTTTACAGTGATCCGGAAAATTTTTTAAATCAATTGTTCAAAAAAAATCTCAGTTCCGCCCACTCTCTGATTCGGAATTGCACCTACTACCCGGGCTATCGGTACGATCTGTTTGGGTTTTCGGAGCCAAAACTGCTGGCGACAATTCAGGACTATTTTCGGGACAAAATCTTTACGGTTGGCGATGGCAATCACCGTACCCGCGCCGCAAAAATGACGGCCCGGGAACTCCCCCACATTCCATCCGCCCGCTGGCTGATGGCTGCCCTGGTCAATCTCTACGATCCCGATTTCCGGATTGACCCCATTCACCGCTTAATTCGGCATCGATCCGACGATTTTCTGGAAAGCTTTTTCGATCGTATGACAGTCACTGCCTTTGACTCTTTTCACACCCTCTGGGAGGCTTTCCAGTCAAATGAAAACCTTTACGCCATCGCCGCCACAGAGGGCAGCAAATTCTATCTGCTGGAGCCCAAACCCGCTTTTCTGGACAGCATTAAAAAAACAACGAGCACTCCCGTGCCGGTCCATGTGCTAAACCGTCTGTTACGGTCCCACGAAATAACCCGGGAGCATCCCGATCTGGACACGGAAATCGAGCCCGAGGATGCCTGGCGATCGGCGCGGGACGAAAACGGAACGGTTGCTTTTTTCCTCAAGCCCATTCCGCGCCCTGTTCTGGAAGAGGCCTTTAGTCACCACCTGATTTTTCCGGAGAAGGCCTTCTCGATTGTGGGAAAGGTTCCGGCCGGCGGCC